Proteins found in one Scomber scombrus chromosome 15, fScoSco1.1, whole genome shotgun sequence genomic segment:
- the kyat1 gene encoding kynurenine--oxoglutarate transaminase 1 produces MGILRIITANWTVIHQTAIRNNHKIIMSRALHASRTEGVDKNVWVEFTQLAADYKVVNLGQGFPDFSPPKFIQEAFCEAVSGGPSMHQYTRAFGHPPLVKNLAKFFSRVVGHEIDPFEDILVTVGAYQALFCAFQALIGEGDEVIIVEPFFDCYQPMVKMAGGTAVYVPLRPRADGKAVLSSGDWVLSAEELGSKFTPRTKAIVINTPNNPLGKVYKTEELQMIADMCIKHDVLCISDEVYEWLTYDGAKHVKIASLPGMWERTITIGSGGKTFSATGWKVGWAISSGHIIKHLKTIHQNTVYHCATAAQEAVARGFEREYEMFGSPESYFKQLPALLLNKRKKLASCLESVGLQPIMPEGGYFMVTDVSSLKVDLNDPSTKDEAYDFRFVKWLIKEKGLATIPVSAFYSPEHSKEFDKYIRFCFVKEDSTLNAAEDILRKWSHGQ; encoded by the exons ATGGGAATACTCAGGATCATTACTGCTAATTGGACTGTAATTCATCAGACTGCAATTAGAAACAATCACAAG ATAATCATGTCCAGAGCACTTCATGCAAGCAGGACGGAAGGAGTGGATAAAAATGTTTG GGTTGAATTCACACAGCTGGCAGCAGACTATAAAGTAGTGAACCTCGGACAGGGATTTCCTGACTTCTCCCCTCCTAAATTTATCCAGGAGGCTTTTTGTGAAGCTGTGAGTGGAGGACCTTCAATGCACCAGTATACACGCGCCTTT GGCCATCCCCCTCTTGTTAAAAATCTGGCTAAATTCTTCAGCAGGGTCGTGGGACATGAGATCGATCCTTTTGAAGACATCCTTGTCACGGTCGGAGCTTATCAGGCTCTGTTCTGTGCATTTCAGGCACTGATTGGTGAAGGTGATGAA gTCATAATTGTTGAGCCGTTCTTCGACTGCTACCAGCCGATGGTGAAGATGGCTGGAGGAACAGCAGTATATGTACCTCTAAGGCCA AGAGCTGATGGCAAAGCCGTCCTGTCAAGTGGAGACTGGGTTCTTTCTGCCGAGGAGTTGGGCAGTAAATTCACTCCACGCACAAAAGCCATTGTTATTAACACTCCCAACAACCCGTTAGGCAAG GTTTACAAGACTGAAGAGCTCCAGATGATTGCAGATATGTGTATCAAACATGACGTGCTGTGCATCAGTGATGAGGTGTACGAGTGGCTGACGTATGACGGAGCCAAGCATGTAAAGATAG CCAGCCTGCCCGGCATGTGGGAACGAACCATCACTATCGGCAGCGGTGGAAAGACTTTTAGTGCTACTGGCTGGAAG GTTGGCTGGGCTATTAGCTCCGGGCATATCATCAAACACTTGAAAACCATCCATCAGAACACTGTTTACCACTGTGCAACAGCTGCTCAG GAGGCAGTCGCTCGTGGGTTTGAGAGAGAGTACGAGATGTTTGGTAGTCCAGAGAGCTACTTCAAGCAGCTGCCTGCGCTGCTGCTCAACAAGAGGAAGAAGCTGGCCTCGTGTCTTGAGAGCGTGGGTCTGCAGCCCATCATGCCAGAGGGAGGCTATTTTATGGTCACGGACGTCTCCTCTCTCA AGGTGGACTTAAACGACCCGAGCACGAAAGATGAAGCCTATGACTTCAGATTTGTCAAATGGCTCATTAAAGAGAAG gGTTTAGCAACAATCCCTGTTTCTGCGTTCTACAGTCCAGAGCACAGCAAAGAGTTTGACAAATACATCCGATTCTGCTTTGTTAAG GAGGACTCCACCCTGAATGCAGCAGAGGACATTTTGAGAAAGTGGAGTCATGGGCAATAA
- the LOC133994844 gene encoding kynurenine--oxoglutarate transaminase 1-like isoform X1, whose translation MSRQLRTLRTDGVDKNIWVEFTQLAADYKAVNLGQGFPDFSPPKFIQEAFCEAVSGGPSMHQYTRPFGHLPLVKSLAKFFGSVVGHEIDPLEDVLVTVGAYQALFCAFQALVGEGDEVIIIEPFFDCYQPMVKMAGGTAVYVPLRPRAEGNTVPFSRDWVLSAEELASKFTPRTKVIVMNTPNNPLGKVYKTEELQMIADMCIKHDLLCISDEVYEWLTYDGAKHVKIASLPGMWERTITIGSAGKTFSATGWKVGWAISSGDIIKLLKAVHQSSVFDCATAAQEAVARGFEREYELFGSPESYFQQLPAMLHHKRKKLASCLESVGLQPIMPEGGYFMVADVSSIKVDFNDQSTEDEPYDFRFVKWLIKEKGLATIPVSAFYSPEHRKDFDKYIRFCFVKEDSTLDAAENVLRKWRITK comes from the exons ATGTCACGACAGCTTCGCACACTCAGGACAGACGGCGTGGATAAAAACATTTG GGTTGAATTCACACAGCTGGCAGCAGACTATAAAGCAGTGAACCTCGGACAGGGATTTCCTGACTTCTCCCCTCCTAAATTTATCCAGGAGGCTTTTTGTGAAGCTGTGAGTGGAGGACCTTCAATGCACCAGTATACACGCCCTTTT GGCCATCTCCCTCTTGTTAAAAGTCTGGCTAAATTCTTTGGTAGTGTTGTGGGACATGAGATTGATCCTCTTGAAGACGTCCTGGTCACAGTCGGAGCTTATCAGGCTCTGTTCTGTGCATTTCAAGCACTGGTTGGTGAAGGTGATGAG gtCATAATTATCGAGCCGTTCTTCGACTGCTACCAGCCGATGGTGAAGATGGCTGGAGGAACAGCAGTATATGTACCTCTAAGGCCA AGAGCTGAGGGCAACACCGTCCCATTTAGCAGAGACTGGGTTCTTTCTGCCGAGGAGTTGGCCAGTAAATTCACTCCACGCACAAAAGTCATCGTTATGAACACTCCCAACAACCCGTTAGGCAAG GTTTACAAGACTGAAGAGCTCCAGATGATTGCAGATATGTGTATCAAACATGACTTGTTGTGCATCAGTGATGAGGTGTACGAGTGGCTGACGTACGACGGAGCCAAGCATGTAAAGATAG CCAGCCTGCCCGGCATGTGGGAACGAACCATCACTATCGGCAGCGCTGGAAAGACTTTTAGTGCTACTGGCTGGAAG GTTGGCTGGGCCATTAGCTCTGGAGATATCATCAAACTCCTGAAAGCCGTGCATCAGAGCTCTGTTTTTGATTGTGCCACTGCTGCTCAG GAGGCAGTCGCTCGTGGGTTTGAGAGAGAGTATGAACTGTTTGGGAGTCCAGAGAGCTACTTCCAGCAGCTGCCTGCAATGCTGCACCACAAGAGGAAGAAGCTGGCCTCGTGTCTTGAGAGTGTGGGTCTGCAGCCCATCATGCCAGAGGGAGGCTATTTTATGGTTGCGGACGTCTCCTCCATCA AAGTGGACTTCAATGACCAGAGCACTGAGGATGAACCCTACGACTTCAGATTTGTTAAATGGCTAATtaaagaaaag GGTTTGGCAACAATCCCTGTGTCAGCTTTCTACAGTCCGGAGCACAGAAAGGACTTTGACAAATACATCCGATTCTGTTTTGTCAAG GAGGACTCCACACTGGACGCAGCAGAAAACGTCTTGAGAAAGTGGAGGATCACAAAGTGA
- the LOC133994844 gene encoding kynurenine--oxoglutarate transaminase 1-like isoform X2, which translates to MSRQLRTLRTDGVDKNIWVEFTQLAADYKAVNLGQGFPDFSPPKFIQEAFCEAVSGGPSMHQYTRPFGHLPLVKSLAKFFGSVVGHEIDPLEDVLVTVGAYQALFCAFQALVGEGDEVIIIEPFFDCYQPMVKMAGGTAVYVPLRPRAEGNTVPFSRDWVLSAEELASKFTPRTKVIVMNTPNNPLGKVYKTEELQMIADMCIKHDLLCISDEVYEWLTYDGAKHVKIASLPGMWERTITIGSAGKTFSATGWKVGWAISSGDIIKLLKAVHQSSVFDCATAAQEAVARGFEREYELFGSPESYFQQLPAMLHHKRKKLASCLESVGLQPIMPEGGYFMVADVSSIMDFNDQSTEDEPYDFRFVKWLIKEKGLATIPVSAFYSPEHRKDFDKYIRFCFVKEDSTLDAAENVLRKWRITK; encoded by the exons ATGTCACGACAGCTTCGCACACTCAGGACAGACGGCGTGGATAAAAACATTTG GGTTGAATTCACACAGCTGGCAGCAGACTATAAAGCAGTGAACCTCGGACAGGGATTTCCTGACTTCTCCCCTCCTAAATTTATCCAGGAGGCTTTTTGTGAAGCTGTGAGTGGAGGACCTTCAATGCACCAGTATACACGCCCTTTT GGCCATCTCCCTCTTGTTAAAAGTCTGGCTAAATTCTTTGGTAGTGTTGTGGGACATGAGATTGATCCTCTTGAAGACGTCCTGGTCACAGTCGGAGCTTATCAGGCTCTGTTCTGTGCATTTCAAGCACTGGTTGGTGAAGGTGATGAG gtCATAATTATCGAGCCGTTCTTCGACTGCTACCAGCCGATGGTGAAGATGGCTGGAGGAACAGCAGTATATGTACCTCTAAGGCCA AGAGCTGAGGGCAACACCGTCCCATTTAGCAGAGACTGGGTTCTTTCTGCCGAGGAGTTGGCCAGTAAATTCACTCCACGCACAAAAGTCATCGTTATGAACACTCCCAACAACCCGTTAGGCAAG GTTTACAAGACTGAAGAGCTCCAGATGATTGCAGATATGTGTATCAAACATGACTTGTTGTGCATCAGTGATGAGGTGTACGAGTGGCTGACGTACGACGGAGCCAAGCATGTAAAGATAG CCAGCCTGCCCGGCATGTGGGAACGAACCATCACTATCGGCAGCGCTGGAAAGACTTTTAGTGCTACTGGCTGGAAG GTTGGCTGGGCCATTAGCTCTGGAGATATCATCAAACTCCTGAAAGCCGTGCATCAGAGCTCTGTTTTTGATTGTGCCACTGCTGCTCAG GAGGCAGTCGCTCGTGGGTTTGAGAGAGAGTATGAACTGTTTGGGAGTCCAGAGAGCTACTTCCAGCAGCTGCCTGCAATGCTGCACCACAAGAGGAAGAAGCTGGCCTCGTGTCTTGAGAGTGTGGGTCTGCAGCCCATCATGCCAGAGGGAGGCTATTTTATGGTTGCGGACGTCTCCTCCATCA TGGACTTCAATGACCAGAGCACTGAGGATGAACCCTACGACTTCAGATTTGTTAAATGGCTAATtaaagaaaag GGTTTGGCAACAATCCCTGTGTCAGCTTTCTACAGTCCGGAGCACAGAAAGGACTTTGACAAATACATCCGATTCTGTTTTGTCAAG GAGGACTCCACACTGGACGCAGCAGAAAACGTCTTGAGAAAGTGGAGGATCACAAAGTGA